The Streptomyces sp. TLI_105 DNA segment TCTATCTGATCGCCCACGGCTACGCGCCCGTCGTCACCGTCAGGGACGGCCGCGGCAAGACCGTCTTCCACGGCGCCGTACCGATGCTGCCCATCGACAACAACATCACGTCGACCGGCGCCATCAAGGTGATGGACGGCTACCGCGACAAGAACGGCAAGAAGGAGCAGCTCGGCTTCACGGCGCTCTTCGTGCCGACCTTCGCGGGCGCCGGCAAGGGCACGATGTTCTCGCAGTTCCCCGCGCTCGACTTCCCGGTCATGGCGCTCACCGGTTACCACGGCGACCTGCGCGTGAACTCCGGTCTGCCGCAGAACGTGTACCAGCTCGACACCTCCAAGATGAAGCAGTTCAAGATCGACAAGGGGACCGGGGTCGCGCAGCGCATGCTGGCCGGCGAGACCATGACGCTCCCCGACGGCGCCGGCTCGATCACCTTCGAGAAGGACATCAAGGAGTGGGCGAGCTTCCAGATCTCGCAGCAGCCGGGGAACGGTCTCGCCCTCACGGGCGCGATCGCCGCGATCGCCGGTCTGACCGGCTCGCTCTTCATCCAGCGCCGCCGGGTCTGGGTCCGGGCCGTGCGCGGTGAGGACGGCGTCACCGTCGTCGAGATGGCCGGACTCGGCCGCAGCGAGTCCGCCAAGCTGCCGGAGGAGCTGGGCGACCTCGCGGTCGCGCTCACGGCGGAGGCCCCGCCCGCGGCGGACGCCGTGAAGGAAGACGTACCGGAACCCGCGGAAGAACCCGCAGAAGACCCTGCCCCTTCTGGAGAGGCCGACAAGTGATCCTCGCCGCCACGACCAACGAGAGCCTGGCGCAGATGAGCGACCTGCTCGTCTACTCCTCGATGGCCGTCTACACCCTGGCCTTCTTCGCCCACATCGCCGAGTGGGTGTTCGGCAGCCGCAGCAAGGTCGGCCGCACCGCCGCCGCCCTCACGCAGCGGGCCTCGGCCGCCCCGGCCGCCGCCGTGACCGTCCAGGTCAAGCAGGCCGGGGGCACCGCCGTCCTCGACAAGCCGAAGGTCGTCACGCGCTCCGCGGCCGGCACCCGTGACGTGCCGGACGGTCCCGGCGCGGCCGGCGGCACGGTCAAGGGCGACCTGTACGGCCGCATCGCCGTCTCGCTCACCGTCCTCGCCTTCGCGGTCGAGGCCGCGGGCGTGGTCACCCGGGCGCTGTCCGTGCAGCGGGCCCCCTGGGGCAACATGTACGAGTTCTCCACCACCTTCTCCACGGTGGCGGTCGGCGCGTACCTCGGCTTCCTCCTCGCCAAGAAGGACATCCGCTGGATCGGCCTGCCGCTGGTCACCACGGTCCTGCTCGACCTGGGCATGGCCACCACCTGGCTGAAGACCCCCAGTGACCAGCTGGTCCCGGCGCTCGACTCGTACTGGCTGTGGATCCACGTCTCCACCGCGATCTTCTGCGGCGCCGTCTTCTACATCGGTGCGGTCGGGACCCTGCTGTACCTCTTCCGCGACTCGTACGAGAACAAGCTCGCGACCGGCGGGAACCCGGGCTCCTTCGCCCGCTCGGTCCTGGAGCGGCTGCCCTCGGCGGCCTCGCTCGACAAGTTCTCGTACCGGGTCAACGCGGCCGTCTTCCCGCTCTGGACCTTCACGATCATCGCCGGCGCGATCTGGGCCGGTGACGCGTGGGGCCGCTACTGGGGCTGGGACGCCAAGGAGGTCTGGTCCTTCATCACCTGGGTGGGTTACGCGGCGTACCTGCACGCGCGCGCGACGGCCGGCTGGAAGGGGCGGAAGGCCGCGTACATCGCGCTCATCGCCTTCGGTTGCTTCCTCTTCAACTACTACGGCGTCAACATCTTCGTGAACAGCAAGCACTCCTACGCCGGCGTCT contains these protein-coding regions:
- the ccsB gene encoding c-type cytochrome biogenesis protein CcsB produces the protein MILAATTNESLAQMSDLLVYSSMAVYTLAFFAHIAEWVFGSRSKVGRTAAALTQRASAAPAAAVTVQVKQAGGTAVLDKPKVVTRSAAGTRDVPDGPGAAGGTVKGDLYGRIAVSLTVLAFAVEAAGVVTRALSVQRAPWGNMYEFSTTFSTVAVGAYLGFLLAKKDIRWIGLPLVTTVLLDLGMATTWLKTPSDQLVPALDSYWLWIHVSTAIFCGAVFYIGAVGTLLYLFRDSYENKLATGGNPGSFARSVLERLPSAASLDKFSYRVNAAVFPLWTFTIIAGAIWAGDAWGRYWGWDAKEVWSFITWVGYAAYLHARATAGWKGRKAAYIALIAFGCFLFNYYGVNIFVNSKHSYAGV